One Brassica napus cultivar Da-Ae chromosome C2, Da-Ae, whole genome shotgun sequence DNA window includes the following coding sequences:
- the LOC111205228 gene encoding uncharacterized protein LOC111205228: MIKLCFMTSYGYSIAGLGLPYELNNADIIIKKSQSYLVKHGTISMKRKTKERDLYKRNHLHAYESLLSLMIGNDHQHKQTTIQRSSREISEILTQFSITAAGAGIAVLFSVVYRLASRRVPFCANKFVDTGLGFSLVLLSWAVNILREVIRKANKQCSSLKGDEIIKNVERGIKEVYFRAATVIIVFTLRFAC; this comes from the exons atgataaagcTTTGCTTCATGACTTCTTATGGCTACTCAATAGCTGGCCTTGGTCTTCCTTATGAGCTCAATAACGCCGATATCATCATCAAG AAGAGCCAGTCTTATCTTGTGAAACACGGAACCATCTCCATGAAGAGGAAAACTAAAGAGAGAGACCTCTACAAAAGGAACCATCTCCATGCTTACGAGAGCCTTTTGTCTTTAATGATAGGCAATGATcatcaacacaaacaaacaacaatACAGAGATCAAGCAGAGAGATATCCGAGATTCTTACTCAGTTTTCCATCACCGCCGCTGGAGCTGGAATCGCTGTGCTGTTCTCAGTTGTCTATAGGCTTGCTTCAAGGCGTGTACCCTTTTGCGCAAACAAGTTTGTAGACACTGGACTTGGTTTCAGTTTGGTATTACTGTCATGGGCTGTAAATATACTCAGAGAGGTGATTAGGAAAGCAAACAAGCAATGCTCAAGTTTGAAGGGAGATGAAATCATAAAGAATGTGGAGAGAGGCATCAAGGAAGTTTACTTCAGAGCTGCCACTGTAATCATAGTGTTTACACTTAGGTTTGCTTGTTGA